The Bartonella sp. HY328 genome contains the following window.
TTTATTATGACCACAGGCACAGTTAAATGGTTTAATTCAACCAAGGGTTTCGGCTTCATTCAACCAGATGATGGTGGCGCAGACGTATTTGTTCACATTTCAGCTGTTGAACAATCAGGTCTTCGCAAGCTTGATGAAGGCCAGAAAATTGGCTTCGAATTACAGCGCGACAAGCGCTCAGGCAAAATGTCAGCTTGTAACCTTACAGCTGCTTAATCTTTTAAAAGATTAATTGCTTTTTAGAAAGGTCGGATTTATCCGGCCTTTTTTATTGCCTGTCGCGCAATGCAATAATTCTTAGCTTGCTTAACAATATGCCACTCACACTTTAAACAACTGCTTGATACCAGCAAGCAGAAGCACCTTTCGCTTTTAAGGTAACAATATCAGTAGCTACAGCCTTCAGCACTGCTTTTAAACCGAAGATAGCTTGAACACCTCTTTTTACATTATTCCATTTATACATAGAGCTAACCCAAATTCATGTCAGTCATTTCGCGTCGCTTTATAAAAACTCCTAGCAATAAATCGTTTCGCCTACCCCAAAAGATATTATAATTTTCGTAAAATAAATAATAATTATTGTTTATCAATAAAAATATGATATTCTACTCGGTGAGGTTCATCCATAGGAGAATATCATGTCTTTTCAGACACAACCAAATAAGAATGCGATTAATACCAAACCAAGCCGAATAACGCTCGACATCATGTTAGCCTTATTCATTTTGTTTATGGTGTATTACTGGGTTTTTACTCCCCTTCCCCAAATTGCTCAAGATTGGCTTTCCAGCACCAACAGTATCAATACGGGATTACCCAATTCAGATGAAATTATTCTTATAGGCAGCCCCGAATTTACGGTGAGATTAATGGCGCTAGTCGTAAACCTTTTATTTTCCGCCCCAATTTTTTATGGTTTTTGGTTATTACGCAAACTCTTAAAGCTTTATGCGCAAGGTTTATTATTTACAAAAGCCCATGTAGAAATATTTAAACATGTTGCCTTTTCATTTATTGCCTATGGCATTTGCCTATTTTTGAGTGAACCTATCATGGCCTTAGCTTTGACTGCCTTCAACAATAATGGCGATAAATTAATTGTTGCTGGTTTTGGCTCAAGCAATCTCTTTCCCATTCTAACAGGCATTGTTATGTTGCCACTTGTTCATGTCATGCAGCAAGCTGAAAAAATGGCAGATGAACAGCAATATACAGTCTAACCATGGCGATTATTGTAAGATTAGATGTCATGCTTGCAAAACGCAAAATGCGCTCCAATGAACTCGCGCAAGCAATAGGCATTACAGAAGCAAACTTGTCCTTACTGAAATCTGGCAAGGTGAAAGCCATTCGTTTTTCCACCCTTGAAGCAATTTGCAAGGTCTTGCAATGTCAACCAGCAGACTTGCTTGAATATGCGAGTGAAGAACTCTAAATTTACAAAAGGCGTGTTTTAAGCTCGCCTTTTTTATAGGCTATTTTATGTAGATATTAGTTTTCATTTCACCTATTACTTAACTGACAATAGTGCAATTTACCAAAAATGAGCCAATCATGTTAAAGACAACACCAACGCCCAAAGATGATGATAGCTGCGGATGGTTTCATTTGAGCGAACCGCGCGCTGCAAAACCTAGCCATCAAGGTACATCGCTAACCCGCTTTGCTATTATTGGTGCAGGTGTTGCTGGACTTGCCATAGCTCGACAACTTGCCATGCATTTTCCCAATGATGAAATTTTACTCCTTGACGCGCAAAGCGTTAGTTTTGGCTCATCTGGTCGCAATTCAGGATTTATGATTGATCTACCCCATGACGTTACAGCGCCTGATTATATTGGTGATTTGACCGTTGCCAAGATCAATCAAAAAATCAATCTTCTCGCCATTGATGTGTTAGAAAAAATTATTAAAGACAATAACATTGCCTGCGACCTTCGCCATGCCGGTAAGTATCAAGCAGCGGTGGAGCCAAAAGGCATTAATATTCTTGATTCTTATAGCCGTGGCCTTGAAAAAATGGGCGAAGAATTTGAAATTATTGAAGGGTCGCAACTTCAAGATCATATTGGCACGGGTTTTTATAAAAAGGCAATTTACACCAAGGGCACGCGTTTGGTGCAGCCTGCAGCACTTGTAAAAGGATTGGCTAACTCCTTACCAAATAATATCCAGCTTTTTGAAAATACGCCAATTACTGCTTTTGAAAAAGGCACCAAATTAACCCTGCATCATAGCAATGGCAAAATCATTACCGATAATCTTATTTTGGCCAATAATTGTTTTGTTCCGCAATTTGGTTTTTTAAAAAACCGCATTTTGCCAATGTTTACCTATGCCGGACTAACGCGCCCATTAACCACACATGAGCAAGAATTGCTTGGCGGCAAGGATTATTGGGGAATTATTCCAGCTGACCCAAGCGGTACAACGCTAAGGCGCACTGTTGATCATCGTCTATTGCTGCGCAATACGGTTACATTCAACCCAAAAGCCCTGCCACGTAAAAACATGCTTGAAAAAGCAAAGAAAAATATTCAACAATCCTTTAAAAATCGCTTTACAATGCTTGAGAATGTGGAATTTGAATATTTTTGGGGTGGCGGCATTGCCATAACGCGCAATCAAAAAAGCTTTTTTGGCAATTTGGATAATAATATTTTTGCAATTTCTGGCTGTAATGGTTTAGGGCTTACCAAATCAACAGGGCTTGGTACTTTGCTTGCTGACCATATTAAAGGTGAAAAAAACGAGCTCATTGATTTCTTGTTAAATTCTGATGGCCCATCAAGCAATCCACCAGAGCCATTTTTAAGCTTTGGCGCTGATCTTACTTTATGGTGGGGACGAAAATCAGCTGGGCTTGAATGTTAACTTTATCCTTTTCATATCAATTCCATTATCTGCGTCTAAATGTTCAACTGCAATCATGTCTATCAATATTTATCGCGCTTCATTGCCAACAATGAATAAATGTCGATTTTTATAATCAAAACTTTCAATATCAATTTGATAAGCATTTGAAAGATTTTCGTTGGTCATAACCTCTTGTGCAGTACCATAAAAATGGTGGTCATTTGGTTGCAATAAAAGCACTTTATCAGCAACACTATAGGCATGGTCAGGTATATGGGTTGAAAAAATAAGCGCAATACCATTTTTTGACAAATGCGATACAAGGGTTAGAAATCGCGCTTGATTGGCAAAATCAAGATGGGCGGTAGGCTCATCCATGATGATAAATTGCGTTTTTTGTAACAAAGCACGCGCTATATAGACAAGCTGCTGCTCACCGCCACTAATCTCATTAATCGGCTTATCAAGCAGGTGGCTAATTTTTACCAGCCGTGCTGCATTTTCAACCGCCTCAGCGGTACTTGCATCAGGTATTTCAAAGGTTGATAAATGCGGCGAAATCCCCATTTCAATGATCGTACGCACCAAAAACGCAAAAGAAACACTGCTTTGTTGTGGTATGTAGGCAATTTTTTGCGCTATATCCTTATAGCTTAAACGCGCTAAGGCATTGCCGCCAAGATAAGAGCCACCAGCGGCGGCCTTTTCATAGCCAATGAGCGTGCGTAGAAAGGTTGACTTTCCAACACCGTTAGGGCCAAGAACAGCCAAAACTTCTGCTGGCTTAACGGCAATCGAAATATCCGAAAAAGTATTATCTTTTTGCCCTTGATAGCAAAATGAAAGATGACGCGCTTCCAACATTTAAGAATTCCACCCCAAGCTATTGCGTCGCAATAAAATAAGAAAAATCGGTGCACCAACCAGTGCGGTTAAAATGCCTAACGGAATTTCAATCGAAGTGAGCGAGCGTGATAGGCTATCAATAATTAACAAAAAACATGCGCCAATCGCAATTGATGCGGGGATAAGTTTTCTAAAATCTGGGCCAATAATAATACGGGTAATATGAGGAATAACCAAACCGACCCAGCCAATAATACCGCTTACAGAAACAGCCGCAGCGGCAATAAGAGTCGCAGCAGCGATATAGATAAAACGATAAAGTACCGGATTAATGCCCAATTGGCGTGCTGTTTCATCACCCATAGCTAAAATATTTAATCGCCAACGCAACAATATCAAAATAAATGCTGCTGGTATCATCATTGTTGCAATAATGATCACATCACTATTAGCTATAGAAGCAAGCGAACCAAGCAACCAATATTCAATGACCGGTAATTTTGAAAATGGGTCGGCGGTATATTTTACCAAAGCGAGTAAAGCCGTAAACACTGAACCAACGATGATGCCACTTAAAATCAAAATCAAAATATTATATGAACGGTAAAGGCGACTAATACCAAAGCAACAAAGAACCGCAAGCGAGGCAAAGGCAAAGGCACTAAGCGGCACCATCCAATTATTGGCAAAAAGTAAAATGGCAAGAGCTGCTCCAAAGCCAGCACCAGCCGATACGCCCAATGTGAAGGAAGATACCAAGGGATTGCGAAACACCCCTTGATAGCAACTTCCTGAAAGAGCAAGGGCTGCACCAACCAGCATTGCGCCAAATATCCGCGGCAAGCGCGTATCAATAATAATCGATTGCACGCGAGCGGGAACATCAACCTCAAACCCAAAAATATGGGCAGCCAAGGTCTTTACAATAGCTTCAGGGGCGATAAAAAATCGCCCCATCAACATTGCTATGATAAATAATGATAGAGGTAGAATGGCGTAAATAAGCCAATTTATAAAAATTTTCACGACAAATTAAGCCTCATCATTTTAATATTTTTGCAGTTGTTGAAATCTAAATTCTAGTTTTCACCATCATAGGAATGACGATAGAATTTTTGATAATATTTCTGCACAACCTCATTCATATCAATATCTGCGAATTTTTCAGGATAGAGCTTTTTTGCCATCCAAAGTTCGCCAAGCGCCAAAGCTTCTGGTAAAGGATAACCCCAAGGCTTTACATATTCTGGTGTGATAAATATTTTATTATTTTTAACCGCTGAAATTTCTTTCCATTGCGGATTATTGCGAATGTCATCAGCGACACTTGCATAACGATCTTGAACAAAGATCACTTGCGGATCCCACAAAACCACTTGCTCAATTGATACTTGTGCCGCACCTTTGACGCCTTCAGCAACATTAGTGCCGCCTGAACGCTTCATGATAACGCCGGTATATTTTCCGCTGCCATAGGTATGGAGATCAGGATTAGCCATATAAAGGCGCACACGGTCTTTATCTGCAATATTTGCAACGCGATCTTCAACAATTTTACGCTTATCAAATGCATATTGAATAAGCTCATCAGCCTGTTTATCGCGATCGACAATAGCACCAATTAACTTAATACCTTCACGTAGCCCTTCTGAATAAGCCGCATCATCATCAGCAAAGGTCGGGTTTAATTTGGGCGCTTCAATCCCCTCGCCTTTTGATAAAGAAATAGCAACAACTGGAATACCCACCTTGGTGATTTGATCAATCATCGCTTGTGGCGCATAATTGGTAACAAAAACCACATCTGGGTTAAGGCCAACAACTTCCTCAATATTAACACTGGTTAAATCACCCACTTTTGGCAGTTTATCCAATTCGGGAGCATATCTATCAAGACCCGGAATAAGCTTTGGCCAACGATCTAAAACACCAACAATTTTCTTATCGGCATCAAGCTCAACTAAAATATCTAAGGTTTGGTGCTGCAAAACCACCACACGCTCAACTTTGTCAGGTAGCGTTACACTACGATTAAGCTGATCCGTAAATTGTCGATCTGCAAGAGCTGGGTTTAAAGAAAATGCGATAAGTGCAAAAGCACCCAAAGCAAGTGACTTTAAGCGCGCGCTAAAATGGGAGGTTTTGTAAATTTTATTCATAAATAGACATTCCTATCGTTATATAGTACAACTATATAACA
Protein-coding sequences here:
- a CDS encoding DUF2975 domain-containing protein, translated to MSFQTQPNKNAINTKPSRITLDIMLALFILFMVYYWVFTPLPQIAQDWLSSTNSINTGLPNSDEIILIGSPEFTVRLMALVVNLLFSAPIFYGFWLLRKLLKLYAQGLLFTKAHVEIFKHVAFSFIAYGICLFLSEPIMALALTAFNNNGDKLIVAGFGSSNLFPILTGIVMLPLVHVMQQAEKMADEQQYTV
- a CDS encoding cold-shock protein is translated as MTTGTVKWFNSTKGFGFIQPDDGGADVFVHISAVEQSGLRKLDEGQKIGFELQRDKRSGKMSACNLTAA
- a CDS encoding ABC transporter substrate-binding protein; translated protein: MNKIYKTSHFSARLKSLALGAFALIAFSLNPALADRQFTDQLNRSVTLPDKVERVVVLQHQTLDILVELDADKKIVGVLDRWPKLIPGLDRYAPELDKLPKVGDLTSVNIEEVVGLNPDVVFVTNYAPQAMIDQITKVGIPVVAISLSKGEGIEAPKLNPTFADDDAAYSEGLREGIKLIGAIVDRDKQADELIQYAFDKRKIVEDRVANIADKDRVRLYMANPDLHTYGSGKYTGVIMKRSGGTNVAEGVKGAAQVSIEQVVLWDPQVIFVQDRYASVADDIRNNPQWKEISAVKNNKIFITPEYVKPWGYPLPEALALGELWMAKKLYPEKFADIDMNEVVQKYYQKFYRHSYDGEN
- a CDS encoding FecCD family ABC transporter permease, with translation MKIFINWLIYAILPLSLFIIAMLMGRFFIAPEAIVKTLAAHIFGFEVDVPARVQSIIIDTRLPRIFGAMLVGAALALSGSCYQGVFRNPLVSSFTLGVSAGAGFGAALAILLFANNWMVPLSAFAFASLAVLCCFGISRLYRSYNILILILSGIIVGSVFTALLALVKYTADPFSKLPVIEYWLLGSLASIANSDVIIIATMMIPAAFILILLRWRLNILAMGDETARQLGINPVLYRFIYIAAATLIAAAAVSVSGIIGWVGLVIPHITRIIIGPDFRKLIPASIAIGACFLLIIDSLSRSLTSIEIPLGILTALVGAPIFLILLRRNSLGWNS
- a CDS encoding ABC transporter ATP-binding protein, translated to MLEARHLSFCYQGQKDNTFSDISIAVKPAEVLAVLGPNGVGKSTFLRTLIGYEKAAAGGSYLGGNALARLSYKDIAQKIAYIPQQSSVSFAFLVRTIIEMGISPHLSTFEIPDASTAEAVENAARLVKISHLLDKPINEISGGEQQLVYIARALLQKTQFIIMDEPTAHLDFANQARFLTLVSHLSKNGIALIFSTHIPDHAYSVADKVLLLQPNDHHFYGTAQEVMTNENLSNAYQIDIESFDYKNRHLFIVGNEAR
- a CDS encoding helix-turn-helix domain-containing protein — encoded protein: MAIIVRLDVMLAKRKMRSNELAQAIGITEANLSLLKSGKVKAIRFSTLEAICKVLQCQPADLLEYASEEL
- a CDS encoding NAD(P)/FAD-dependent oxidoreductase; amino-acid sequence: MLKTTPTPKDDDSCGWFHLSEPRAAKPSHQGTSLTRFAIIGAGVAGLAIARQLAMHFPNDEILLLDAQSVSFGSSGRNSGFMIDLPHDVTAPDYIGDLTVAKINQKINLLAIDVLEKIIKDNNIACDLRHAGKYQAAVEPKGINILDSYSRGLEKMGEEFEIIEGSQLQDHIGTGFYKKAIYTKGTRLVQPAALVKGLANSLPNNIQLFENTPITAFEKGTKLTLHHSNGKIITDNLILANNCFVPQFGFLKNRILPMFTYAGLTRPLTTHEQELLGGKDYWGIIPADPSGTTLRRTVDHRLLLRNTVTFNPKALPRKNMLEKAKKNIQQSFKNRFTMLENVEFEYFWGGGIAITRNQKSFFGNLDNNIFAISGCNGLGLTKSTGLGTLLADHIKGEKNELIDFLLNSDGPSSNPPEPFLSFGADLTLWWGRKSAGLEC